One stretch of Saccharopolyspora erythraea DNA includes these proteins:
- a CDS encoding DedA family protein, with amino-acid sequence MPLPATATAEPTGFTGWVIGVMEALGGPGAGLIIALENLFPPIPSELILPLAGFTASRGGMTVGGAIFWTTLGSLLGALALYALGAKLGRERTHAIAAKMPLVKLEDVDRTEAWFAKHGVKAVFFGRMIPLFRSFISLPAGVDRMPVSTFVLFTTLGSLVWNSIFVIAGFYLGENWHLVEQYAGVLSKAVLVAVAAAVVWFVVKRVRQDRRTKNQAEAPTEEFAAVGVGAGPFEGATSRIPSREPSEAPTVQFRRVR; translated from the coding sequence ATGCCCCTGCCAGCCACTGCCACCGCCGAACCGACGGGCTTCACGGGGTGGGTGATCGGGGTCATGGAAGCGCTCGGCGGACCCGGCGCTGGCTTGATCATCGCGCTGGAGAACCTGTTCCCGCCGATCCCCAGCGAGCTGATCCTGCCGCTGGCCGGGTTCACCGCCAGCCGCGGCGGGATGACCGTCGGCGGCGCGATCTTCTGGACGACCCTCGGCTCCCTGCTCGGCGCGCTGGCTCTCTACGCCCTCGGCGCGAAACTCGGCAGGGAGCGCACGCACGCCATCGCCGCGAAGATGCCACTGGTCAAGCTGGAGGACGTCGACCGCACCGAGGCGTGGTTCGCCAAGCACGGCGTCAAGGCGGTGTTCTTCGGCCGGATGATCCCGCTGTTCCGCAGCTTCATCTCGCTGCCCGCCGGCGTCGACCGGATGCCGGTGAGCACGTTCGTGCTGTTCACCACCCTCGGCAGCCTGGTGTGGAACTCGATCTTCGTGATCGCCGGTTTCTACCTGGGCGAGAACTGGCACCTCGTCGAGCAGTACGCGGGCGTGCTGTCGAAGGCCGTGCTGGTCGCGGTGGCGGCGGCCGTGGTTTGGTTCGTCGTCAAGCGCGTGCGACAGGACCGCCGGACGAAGAACCAGGCGGAGGCCCCGACGGAGGAGTTCGCGGCGGTGGGCGTCGGCGCCGGACCCTTCGAAGGCGCCACGTCGCGGATCCCGAGCCGGGAGCCGAGCGAGGCTCCGACCGTGCAGTTCCGCCGCGTCCGCTGA
- a CDS encoding ABC transporter ATP-binding protein — MTPGVSTQRTGTAAAEDGRQRLHARDLKLGYGERVVVDGLDVDVVDGTITAVIGPNGCGKSTLLRALGRLLHPQRGSVLLDGKHIHKMATKDVAKVLGLLPQSPQAPEGLTVADLVARGRHPHQSWYRQWSSDDETAVAEALGMTGIEDLAERTVDELSGGQRQRAWLSMALAQGTDLLLLDEPTTYLDLSHQVDVLDLIGRLHDDSGRTVVMVLHDLNLAARYADRLVAMKDGAIVAEGAPDEVLTEELLAEVFGLKARVIADPVVGTPMVVPVGGRRMTNGG; from the coding sequence ATGACACCGGGAGTCTCCACCCAGCGAACCGGCACGGCCGCCGCCGAGGACGGCAGGCAGCGGCTGCACGCCAGGGACCTCAAGCTGGGCTACGGGGAGCGGGTCGTCGTCGACGGCCTGGACGTCGACGTCGTCGACGGCACCATCACCGCCGTGATCGGGCCGAACGGCTGCGGCAAGTCGACCCTGCTGCGCGCGCTGGGCAGGCTGCTGCACCCGCAGCGGGGCAGCGTGCTGCTCGACGGCAAGCACATCCACAAGATGGCGACCAAGGACGTCGCGAAGGTCCTGGGCCTGCTGCCGCAGTCGCCGCAGGCGCCGGAGGGGCTGACCGTGGCCGACCTGGTCGCGCGCGGGCGGCACCCGCACCAGTCCTGGTACCGGCAGTGGTCCTCCGACGACGAGACCGCGGTCGCCGAGGCGCTGGGCATGACCGGCATCGAGGACCTGGCCGAGCGCACCGTCGACGAGCTCTCCGGCGGCCAGCGCCAGCGCGCATGGCTGTCGATGGCGCTGGCCCAGGGCACCGACCTGCTGCTGCTGGACGAGCCCACGACCTACCTCGACCTCTCCCACCAGGTGGACGTGCTGGACCTGATCGGTCGGCTGCACGACGACAGCGGGCGTACCGTCGTGATGGTCCTGCACGACCTCAACCTGGCCGCCCGCTACGCGGACCGGCTGGTGGCGATGAAGGACGGTGCGATCGTCGCCGAGGGGGCCCCCGACGAGGTGCTCACCGAGGAGCTGCTGGCCGAGGTGTTCGGCCTGAAAGCCCGGGTCATCGCCGATCCCGTGGTGGGCACCCCGATGGTCGTCCCGGTCGGTGGACGGCGGATGACGAACGGCGGCTGA
- a CDS encoding BTAD domain-containing putative transcriptional regulator yields the protein MRVAVLGPFRLCAADGHPIDVGGARVRMLLARLALDAGRTVPTETLIDDLWGANQPSGALNALQSLVSRARRALPDDLVLQSAATGYALKADAADVDAHRFAGLAAEGRGLLRDGRFAAAARTLRDALRLWRGGALVDFVDAPFAAAQAARLEELRLGAMEDRIDADLRAGRDGEPVELVELVAELDGLCARHPLRERFTGLRMRALYAAGRQADALGAYEALRRRLADELGVDPSQELRDLHGAVLRGEPREHRDRPPVLPSRLSSFVGREAEIEQVRAAMGRSKLVTLFGPGGAGKTRLATETAAGVDDRRAWFVELASVRQGEDLPSAVLASVGVRETRLLDTTPADAMTRLVDGLSGAPALLVLDNCEHVIGAAAQFVQDLLAWCPQLGVLATSREPLALTGEELLPVGPLGLPDGEAPLEADAVRLFADRARSARPGFVLDDATTADVVEVCRRLDGMPLAIELAAARLRAMSVRQVAARLDDRFRLLTSGNRASLARHRTLRAVVEWSWDLFGEPERLLASRLSVFAGPARAESVAAVCSDVRLPADDVFYVLSSLVEKSFVEAVDGDRYRMLETVRAYCDDRLAESGERDRVRTAHAEHFVELAETASPRLHRAEQVEWLARLDADHDNLMTALRWAISSQNAGLGVRMGGALAWYWSMSAHGELVSRLEALTSMPGDAPPEGRAVLDFIQAMMSQTASWTERIGAAAARLRDTGAARRYLYVTIMEPMAWMFVGDWAEMDAAVRRNLEHPDPWARAAALFSRAFGAEHGGDAAGGEEHMRAAARAFRELGDRWGIAQSMGSLAGFRSLRGDHAGAVEALEESAETLRELRSDEEVVPTMVRIGMEHVRAGDIAEGRRCLEQADELAAASFAEFARLGSLTALGEAARRAGDVERARAYFAQARELLAASPMTPPPLRQVALAMEARADIDEHRLDDARTRLRESLDSSGEIPMMPTIAMIAEQTALLRFAAGAHRQASYLLGVAVALRGMLDEGDPDIRAVLPALDAPDLRSERDRGAALTHEAALAALREVLGPRA from the coding sequence GTGCGAGTGGCGGTGCTGGGCCCGTTCCGGCTGTGCGCGGCCGACGGTCACCCGATCGACGTCGGCGGCGCACGGGTGCGCATGCTGCTCGCGCGGCTGGCGCTGGACGCCGGCCGCACGGTGCCGACCGAGACCCTCATCGACGACCTGTGGGGCGCCAACCAGCCGTCGGGCGCGCTCAACGCGCTCCAGTCGCTGGTCTCCCGCGCCCGGCGCGCGCTCCCCGACGACCTCGTGCTCCAGTCGGCCGCGACGGGCTACGCCCTCAAGGCCGACGCCGCCGACGTCGACGCGCACCGCTTCGCGGGCCTGGCGGCCGAGGGCCGCGGCCTGCTCCGCGACGGCCGCTTCGCCGCGGCCGCGCGCACGCTGCGCGACGCGCTGCGCCTGTGGCGCGGCGGGGCGCTCGTCGACTTCGTCGACGCGCCCTTCGCCGCGGCACAGGCGGCCCGGCTGGAGGAGTTGCGCCTGGGTGCCATGGAGGACCGCATCGATGCCGACCTGCGCGCCGGGCGAGACGGAGAGCCCGTCGAACTGGTCGAGCTCGTCGCCGAGCTGGACGGGCTCTGCGCCCGCCACCCGCTGCGGGAGCGGTTCACAGGGTTGCGCATGCGGGCGCTGTACGCGGCGGGGCGGCAGGCCGACGCGCTCGGCGCCTACGAGGCGTTGCGCCGCAGGCTCGCCGACGAGCTGGGCGTCGACCCGTCGCAGGAGCTGCGCGACCTGCACGGCGCCGTGCTGCGCGGCGAGCCTCGCGAGCACCGGGACCGGCCGCCGGTGCTGCCGAGCAGGCTGAGCAGCTTCGTCGGCCGGGAGGCCGAGATCGAGCAGGTCCGGGCCGCTATGGGCCGCTCGAAGCTGGTCACGCTGTTCGGACCCGGCGGGGCGGGCAAGACCAGGCTGGCGACCGAGACCGCGGCCGGTGTCGACGATCGCCGGGCGTGGTTCGTCGAGCTGGCGTCGGTGCGCCAGGGCGAGGACCTGCCCTCCGCGGTGCTGGCATCGGTCGGGGTCCGCGAGACCCGGCTGCTCGACACCACGCCCGCGGATGCGATGACCAGGCTTGTCGACGGCTTGTCGGGTGCTCCCGCGCTGCTGGTGCTGGACAACTGCGAGCACGTGATCGGTGCCGCCGCGCAGTTCGTGCAGGACCTGCTGGCCTGGTGCCCGCAGCTGGGGGTGCTGGCCACCAGCCGCGAGCCGCTGGCGCTCACCGGGGAGGAGCTGCTGCCGGTCGGCCCGTTGGGCCTGCCGGACGGTGAGGCGCCGCTGGAGGCCGACGCCGTCCGGCTGTTCGCCGACCGGGCGCGGTCGGCGCGGCCCGGCTTCGTGCTCGACGACGCCACGACCGCCGACGTGGTCGAGGTCTGCAGGCGGCTCGACGGCATGCCGCTGGCCATCGAGCTGGCCGCCGCGCGGCTGCGGGCGATGAGCGTGCGGCAGGTGGCCGCCAGGCTCGACGACCGGTTCCGGCTGCTGACCAGCGGAAACCGCGCTTCGCTCGCTCGGCACCGGACGTTGCGCGCGGTCGTGGAGTGGAGCTGGGACCTTTTCGGTGAACCGGAGCGCCTGCTGGCCAGTCGGTTGTCGGTGTTCGCGGGCCCGGCTCGGGCGGAGTCGGTGGCGGCGGTGTGCTCGGACGTGCGGCTGCCCGCCGATGACGTCTTCTACGTGCTGTCCTCGCTGGTGGAGAAGTCGTTCGTGGAGGCGGTCGACGGTGACCGCTACCGGATGCTGGAGACGGTGCGCGCCTACTGCGACGACCGGCTCGCCGAGTCCGGCGAGCGCGACCGGGTGCGCACCGCGCACGCGGAACACTTCGTCGAGCTGGCAGAAACCGCTTCGCCGCGGCTGCACCGTGCCGAGCAGGTGGAGTGGCTGGCGCGGCTCGACGCCGACCACGACAACCTGATGACCGCGCTGCGCTGGGCGATCAGCAGCCAGAACGCCGGCCTCGGCGTCCGGATGGGCGGCGCGCTGGCGTGGTACTGGTCGATGTCGGCCCACGGCGAGCTGGTCTCCCGGCTCGAGGCGTTGACCTCGATGCCGGGCGACGCCCCGCCGGAGGGCAGGGCGGTGCTGGACTTCATCCAGGCGATGATGAGCCAGACCGCCTCGTGGACCGAACGGATCGGGGCGGCCGCCGCCCGGCTGCGCGACACCGGCGCGGCCCGCCGCTACCTGTACGTGACGATCATGGAGCCGATGGCGTGGATGTTCGTCGGCGACTGGGCCGAGATGGACGCCGCGGTGCGGCGCAACCTCGAGCACCCCGACCCGTGGGCGCGGGCGGCGGCGCTGTTCTCCCGCGCTTTCGGCGCCGAGCACGGTGGTGACGCGGCAGGCGGCGAGGAACACATGCGGGCGGCGGCGCGGGCGTTCCGCGAGCTGGGCGACCGCTGGGGCATCGCCCAGTCGATGGGGAGCCTGGCCGGGTTCCGGTCGTTGCGCGGGGACCACGCGGGGGCCGTCGAGGCGCTGGAGGAGTCCGCCGAGACCCTGCGTGAGCTGCGCTCCGACGAAGAGGTCGTGCCGACCATGGTGCGCATCGGCATGGAGCACGTGCGGGCGGGCGACATCGCGGAGGGCCGCCGCTGCCTGGAGCAGGCCGACGAACTGGCCGCGGCCTCCTTCGCCGAGTTCGCGCGGCTCGGATCGCTGACCGCGCTGGGCGAAGCCGCCCGCCGCGCGGGCGATGTGGAGCGGGCGCGCGCCTACTTCGCGCAGGCGCGCGAGTTGCTGGCTGCCTCGCCGATGACCCCGCCGCCCCTGCGCCAGGTTGCGCTCGCCATGGAGGCGCGGGCCGACATCGACGAACACCGGCTCGACGACGCCCGCACCCGGCTGCGCGAGTCGTTGGACAGCAGCGGTGAGATCCCGATGATGCCGACGATCGCGATGATCGCGGAGCAGACGGCCCTGCTGCGCTTCGCCGCCGGAGCTCACCGCCAGGCGTCCTACCTGCTCGGGGTCGCGGTCGCGCTGCGCGGCATGCTCGACGAGGGCGACCCCGACATCCGGGCGGTGCTGCCCGCGCTGGACGCACCGGACCTGCGGTCCGAACGCGACCGCGGCGCCGCGCTCACCCACGAGGCCGCGCTCGCCGCGCTCCGGGAAGTGCTCGGCCCGCGCGCTTAG
- a CDS encoding FAD-dependent oxidoreductase — protein MTATVAVLGGGYGGMAVARALDDVAAVVLVEPRDAFVHNVAALRGVVDREWTDRLFYRYDRLLERGRVVRDRAVRVSGTEIALGSGQTIEADYVVLATGSSYPFPAKIDALDSAGAKDRLHATRDSLERADRVLLLGAGPVGLEFAGEIRAVWPEKAVTIVDPAGDVLPAFPAEFRSELRRQLEELRIELVMGTSLREQPPSEPGEHKTFTATTGTGAEITADIWFRCFGVEPATGYLAGDLAAARTAAGHVEVTSDLRVPGQERVFAIGDITALPEAKMAKSAGDHADVVAANIRALINGGGEPLTTYEPAPPMIALPLGPKGGVSYTADTGVLGPDVTSEIKGADLRAGHYAELLG, from the coding sequence ATGACCGCAACCGTGGCCGTGCTGGGTGGGGGATACGGCGGGATGGCCGTCGCGAGGGCGCTCGACGACGTCGCCGCCGTCGTGCTCGTGGAGCCCCGGGACGCTTTCGTCCACAACGTCGCCGCGCTGCGCGGTGTCGTCGACAGGGAGTGGACCGACCGGCTCTTCTACCGCTACGACCGGTTGCTCGAACGCGGCCGGGTCGTACGCGACCGGGCCGTTCGCGTGTCCGGAACCGAGATCGCGCTCGGCTCGGGGCAGACGATCGAAGCCGACTACGTCGTCCTCGCGACCGGCTCGTCGTACCCGTTCCCGGCGAAGATCGACGCGCTGGACAGCGCCGGCGCGAAGGACAGGCTCCACGCCACGCGGGACTCGCTGGAGCGTGCCGACCGGGTCCTGCTGCTCGGCGCCGGACCGGTCGGGCTGGAGTTCGCCGGCGAGATCAGGGCGGTGTGGCCGGAGAAGGCCGTGACCATCGTGGACCCGGCCGGTGACGTGCTGCCCGCGTTCCCCGCGGAGTTCCGCAGCGAGCTGCGCAGGCAACTCGAGGAACTGCGGATCGAGCTCGTCATGGGCACCTCCCTGCGCGAGCAGCCCCCGTCCGAGCCCGGCGAGCACAAGACCTTCACCGCCACGACCGGGACCGGCGCGGAGATCACCGCCGACATCTGGTTCCGCTGCTTCGGCGTCGAACCCGCGACCGGCTACCTCGCCGGCGACCTGGCAGCCGCCCGCACCGCGGCCGGCCACGTCGAGGTCACCTCCGACCTGCGGGTGCCCGGCCAGGAGCGGGTCTTCGCCATCGGCGACATCACCGCTCTCCCGGAAGCCAAGATGGCGAAGTCCGCGGGCGACCACGCCGACGTGGTCGCGGCCAACATCCGCGCGCTGATCAACGGCGGGGGCGAACCCCTGACCACCTACGAGCCCGCGCCACCCATGATCGCCTTGCCTCTCGGCCCGAAGGGCGGCGTCTCCTACACAGCCGACACGGGCGTCCTCGGCCCCGACGTCACCTCGGAGATCAAGGGCGCGGACCTCAGGGCGGGCCACTACGCCGAGCTGTTGGGCTGA
- a CDS encoding FecCD family ABC transporter permease: MTRTVQTPAVAGRTSVRVGPVSGVLRLRPALVLLAGLALLLLLFVLNVGLGEYQISPAEVLSTLVGGGDRAGQVIIWELRMPRSLTGLLVGAALGAAGAVMQAIARNPLASPDMLGITWGAGTAATAVIVLGGSVGTITGALESVGLPLVALAGGLLVGLAVYALSYRNGVDSYRLVLVGVGMSALAGNATYWLLSVGDVNDAGRAMVWLTGSLNARGWEHVVPVAIALALLVPLTLVGAHVLGALQFDDDTVRGLGIRMDAARGALLIAAVLLAAVATAAAGPIQFVALAVPQIALRLARTAMPPLLTSMVLGAALVVGSDLISRTAFGGIEMPVGIVTSVLGAPYLIYLLVRRYREVRA, translated from the coding sequence GTGACCCGGACTGTGCAGACGCCGGCGGTCGCGGGCCGCACGTCCGTGCGGGTGGGCCCGGTCTCCGGTGTGCTGCGGTTGCGGCCGGCGCTGGTGCTGCTCGCCGGGCTGGCGCTGCTACTGCTGCTCTTCGTGCTCAACGTCGGGCTGGGGGAGTACCAGATCAGCCCGGCCGAGGTGCTCAGCACGCTGGTCGGCGGCGGCGACCGGGCGGGGCAGGTGATCATCTGGGAGCTGCGGATGCCGCGCTCGCTGACCGGCCTGCTGGTTGGCGCCGCGCTCGGCGCGGCGGGGGCGGTCATGCAGGCCATCGCCCGCAACCCGCTGGCCAGCCCGGACATGCTCGGCATCACCTGGGGCGCGGGCACCGCGGCCACCGCGGTGATCGTGCTCGGCGGCAGCGTCGGCACCATCACCGGCGCGCTGGAGTCGGTCGGGCTGCCGCTGGTGGCGCTGGCCGGCGGGCTCCTCGTGGGCCTGGCGGTGTACGCGCTGTCCTACCGCAACGGCGTCGACTCCTACCGCCTCGTGCTCGTCGGTGTCGGCATGAGCGCGCTGGCGGGCAACGCGACCTACTGGCTGCTGTCGGTCGGCGACGTCAACGACGCGGGCCGGGCGATGGTGTGGCTGACCGGCAGCCTCAACGCGCGCGGCTGGGAGCACGTCGTCCCGGTGGCCATCGCGCTGGCCCTGCTGGTGCCGCTGACGCTGGTCGGGGCGCACGTGCTGGGCGCGCTGCAGTTCGACGACGACACCGTTCGCGGCCTGGGCATCCGGATGGACGCCGCCCGCGGCGCGCTGCTGATCGCCGCCGTCCTGCTGGCCGCGGTGGCGACTGCCGCGGCCGGGCCGATCCAGTTCGTCGCGCTGGCGGTGCCGCAGATCGCGCTGCGGCTGGCCCGCACCGCCATGCCGCCGCTGCTGACGTCGATGGTGCTCGGCGCCGCGCTGGTCGTCGGATCGGACCTGATCTCGCGCACCGCCTTCGGCGGCATCGAGATGCCCGTAGGCATCGTCACCTCGGTGCTGGGCGCCCCTTACCTGATCTACCTGCTCGTCCGTCGGTACCGGGAGGTCCGCGCATGA
- a CDS encoding ABC transporter permease, with protein MTTTLEPTPGATSAAPAPSAERVGPLRAIRHGLTLAGRSILKIRKSPAGLLDVTLQPILFLVMFVYLFGGAISGDTGAYLQITLPGVLAMNMVFASLGTGMQLNNDITKGVFDRFRSLPVARSAPLIGAVLGDVVRYVVSIAVLLVFGTIMGFRIQTDAVSVLLAVVIVIAFSLAMCWISVFLGMLIRSQQALPGVAMSFMFPLTMGSNVFVPLETMPGWLQAWNGINPVTKLADTARGLMIGGPVAGPLTATLIWMVVLVAVFFPLAMWAYRRRV; from the coding sequence ATGACGACGACCCTGGAACCCACCCCGGGCGCGACCAGCGCGGCGCCCGCGCCCTCCGCCGAGCGGGTCGGTCCGCTGCGGGCGATCCGGCACGGCCTGACGCTGGCCGGGCGGAGCATCCTCAAGATCCGCAAGTCGCCTGCCGGGCTGCTCGACGTGACCCTGCAGCCGATCCTGTTCCTGGTCATGTTCGTCTACCTCTTCGGTGGCGCGATCTCCGGTGACACCGGCGCGTACCTGCAGATCACGCTGCCCGGTGTGCTGGCGATGAACATGGTCTTCGCCAGCCTCGGCACCGGTATGCAGCTCAACAACGACATCACCAAGGGCGTGTTCGACCGGTTCCGCAGCCTGCCGGTCGCGCGGTCGGCGCCGCTGATCGGCGCGGTGCTGGGCGACGTCGTCCGCTACGTGGTGTCGATCGCGGTGCTGCTGGTGTTCGGCACGATCATGGGCTTCCGCATCCAGACCGACGCGGTTTCGGTGCTGCTGGCGGTCGTGATCGTGATCGCCTTCTCGCTGGCGATGTGCTGGATCTCGGTGTTCCTCGGGATGCTGATCCGCAGCCAGCAGGCGCTGCCGGGCGTGGCGATGTCGTTCATGTTCCCGCTGACCATGGGCAGCAACGTGTTCGTGCCGCTGGAGACGATGCCGGGCTGGTTGCAGGCGTGGAACGGGATCAACCCGGTGACCAAGCTCGCCGACACCGCGCGGGGGCTGATGATCGGCGGGCCGGTGGCCGGGCCGCTCACCGCGACGCTGATCTGGATGGTCGTGCTGGTGGCCGTGTTCTTCCCGCTGGCCATGTGGGCCTACCGCCGCCGGGTCTGA
- a CDS encoding MarR family winged helix-turn-helix transcriptional regulator — MTETLAEPGRGADHGTDRGADHGAECGMETGLAAGLVRLTHLVQHVFAEVNRDFDLTPQQAQLLCMLIDGPIGMGELSRLLHLEKSSLTGLVDRVQRRGLVERVRDDRDRRACRIALTAEGVRLGNESHSAVAARLEEMGGALPRAERKRLADAIGRILIENGVPGA, encoded by the coding sequence ATGACCGAGACGCTTGCGGAGCCAGGCCGGGGAGCCGATCACGGCACCGATCGAGGGGCCGATCACGGCGCCGAGTGCGGTATGGAGACCGGGCTCGCGGCCGGGCTGGTGCGGCTGACGCACCTGGTGCAGCACGTGTTCGCCGAGGTCAACCGCGACTTCGACCTGACTCCGCAGCAGGCGCAGCTCCTCTGCATGCTCATCGACGGACCGATCGGCATGGGCGAGCTCAGCCGGTTGCTGCACCTGGAGAAGTCCAGCCTCACCGGCCTGGTCGACCGGGTTCAGCGCCGCGGCCTGGTGGAGCGCGTGCGCGACGACCGCGACCGGCGGGCGTGCCGGATCGCGTTGACGGCCGAAGGCGTCCGGCTGGGCAACGAGTCGCACTCGGCGGTCGCCGCGCGGCTGGAGGAGATGGGCGGCGCGCTGCCGCGGGCCGAGCGAAAGCGGCTGGCCGACGCCATCGGTCGCATCCTCATCGAGAACGGCGTCCCGGGCGCGTAG
- a CDS encoding ATP-dependent Clp protease ATP-binding subunit yields MFERFTDRARRVVVLAQEEARMLNHNYIGTEHILLGLIHEGEGVAAKALESLGIALEGVRQQVEEIIGQGQQAPSGHIPFTPRAKKVLELSLREALQLGHNYIGTEHILLGLIREGEGVAAQVLVKLGADLNRVRQQVLQLLSGYQGKEPAEAGGRGEGTPSSSLVLDQFGRNLTQSARESKLDPVIGREKEIERIMQVLSRRTKNNPVLIGEAGVGKTAVVEGLAQKVVKGEVPETLKDKQLYTLDLGSLVAGSRYRGDFEERLKKVLKEIKTRGDIILFIDEIHTLVGAGAAEGAIDAASILKPMLARGELQTIGATTLEEYRKYVEKDPALERRFQPIQVGEPSLEHTIEILKGLRDRYEAHHRVSITDGALVSAATLADRYINDRFLPDKAIDLIDEAGARMRIRRMTAPPDLREFDEKIADVRRDKESAIDAQDFERAARLRDEEKQLLGQKDEREKQWKAGDLDVVAEVDDEQIAEVLANWTGIPVFKLTEEETTRLLRMEDELHKRIIGQDDAVKAVSQAIRRTRAGLKDPKRPSGSFIFAGPSGVGKTELSKALAEFLFGDDDALVQIDMGEFHDRYTASRLFGAPPGYVGYEEGGQLTEKVRRKPFSVVLFDEIEKAHQEIYNTLLQVLEDGRLTDGQGRTVDFKNTVLIFTSNLGTQDISKAVGLGFSAGTDSESNYERMKSKVNEEMKKHFRPEFLNRIDDVIVFHQLTEAEIIQMVDLLGARVEKALKGKDMSLELTTLAKKLLAKRGFDPVLGARPLRRTIQREIEDKLSEKILFGEIEPGQIVIVDVEGWDGEGSDDKAHFTFRGETKPSLVPDAPPVDLAGSTGSSTDDKSEGTSDQE; encoded by the coding sequence ATGTTCGAGAGGTTCACCGACCGCGCGAGGCGGGTGGTCGTCCTGGCCCAGGAAGAGGCCCGGATGCTCAACCACAACTACATCGGCACCGAGCACATCCTCCTGGGCTTGATCCACGAGGGTGAGGGTGTCGCCGCCAAGGCGCTGGAGTCGCTGGGTATCGCGCTTGAGGGCGTGCGCCAGCAGGTCGAGGAGATCATCGGCCAGGGTCAGCAGGCTCCGAGCGGTCACATCCCGTTCACCCCGCGGGCGAAGAAGGTGCTGGAGCTGTCGCTGCGCGAGGCGCTGCAGCTGGGGCACAACTACATCGGGACCGAGCACATCCTGCTGGGCCTGATCCGCGAGGGCGAGGGCGTGGCCGCGCAGGTGCTGGTCAAGCTCGGCGCGGACCTCAACCGGGTTCGCCAGCAGGTGCTGCAGCTGCTGTCGGGCTACCAGGGCAAGGAGCCGGCCGAGGCAGGCGGCCGCGGCGAGGGCACCCCGTCGTCGTCACTGGTGCTGGACCAGTTCGGCCGCAACCTGACGCAGAGCGCCCGCGAGTCCAAGCTCGACCCGGTCATCGGTCGCGAGAAGGAGATCGAGCGGATCATGCAGGTCCTCTCGCGGCGCACCAAGAACAACCCGGTGCTCATCGGCGAGGCGGGCGTCGGCAAGACCGCCGTGGTCGAGGGCCTGGCGCAGAAGGTCGTCAAGGGCGAGGTGCCCGAGACGCTCAAGGACAAGCAGCTCTACACCCTCGACCTGGGTTCGCTGGTCGCTGGTTCGCGCTACCGCGGTGACTTCGAGGAGCGCCTGAAGAAGGTGCTCAAGGAGATCAAGACCCGCGGCGACATCATCCTGTTCATCGACGAGATCCACACCCTGGTGGGCGCGGGTGCCGCCGAGGGCGCCATCGACGCGGCGAGCATCCTCAAGCCGATGCTGGCTCGCGGCGAGCTCCAGACGATCGGTGCGACCACGCTGGAGGAGTACCGCAAGTACGTCGAGAAGGACCCGGCCCTGGAGCGCCGCTTCCAGCCGATCCAGGTCGGCGAGCCCTCGCTGGAACACACCATCGAGATCCTCAAGGGCCTGCGCGACCGCTACGAGGCGCACCACCGGGTGTCCATCACCGACGGCGCGCTGGTCTCCGCTGCGACGCTGGCCGATCGCTACATCAACGACCGCTTCCTGCCGGACAAGGCGATCGACCTGATCGACGAGGCCGGCGCGCGGATGCGCATCCGCCGCATGACCGCTCCGCCGGACCTGCGCGAGTTCGACGAGAAGATCGCCGACGTGCGCCGCGACAAGGAGTCCGCGATCGACGCGCAGGACTTCGAGCGGGCCGCCCGCCTGCGCGACGAGGAGAAGCAGCTCCTCGGGCAGAAGGACGAGCGCGAGAAGCAGTGGAAGGCGGGCGACCTCGACGTCGTCGCCGAGGTGGATGACGAGCAGATCGCCGAGGTGCTGGCGAACTGGACGGGTATCCCGGTGTTCAAGCTCACCGAGGAGGAGACCACGCGTCTGCTCCGCATGGAGGACGAGCTGCACAAGCGGATCATCGGCCAGGACGACGCGGTCAAGGCGGTCTCGCAGGCGATCCGGCGCACCCGTGCCGGGTTGAAGGACCCGAAGCGGCCGTCGGGGTCGTTCATCTTCGCCGGCCCGTCCGGTGTCGGTAAGACCGAGCTGTCCAAGGCGCTGGCGGAGTTCCTGTTCGGCGACGACGACGCGCTGGTGCAGATCGACATGGGCGAGTTCCACGACCGCTACACCGCCTCGCGGCTGTTCGGTGCCCCTCCGGGCTACGTCGGCTACGAGGAGGGCGGTCAGCTCACCGAGAAGGTGCGCCGCAAGCCGTTCTCGGTGGTGTTGTTCGACGAGATCGAGAAGGCCCACCAGGAGATCTACAACACCCTGCTGCAGGTGCTGGAGGACGGCCGCCTGACCGATGGTCAGGGCCGCACGGTGGACTTCAAGAACACGGTGCTGATCTTCACCTCGAACCTGGGCACCCAGGACATCTCCAAGGCCGTGGGCCTGGGCTTCTCCGCCGGCACCGACTCCGAGTCGAACTACGAGCGGATGAAGAGCAAGGTCAACGAGGAGATGAAGAAGCACTTCCGGCCGGAGTTCCTCAACCGCATCGACGACGTGATCGTGTTCCACCAGCTCACCGAGGCCGAGATCATCCAGATGGTCGACCTGCTGGGCGCGCGGGTGGAAAAGGCCCTCAAGGGCAAGGACATGTCGCTGGAGCTGACCACGCTGGCCAAGAAGCTGCTGGCCAAGCGCGGGTTCGACCCGGTGCTGGGGGCCCGGCCGCTGCGCCGGACCATCCAGCGCGAGATCGAGGACAAGCTCTCGGAGAAGATCCTGTTCGGCGAGATCGAGCCGGGCCAGATCGTCATCGTCGACGTCGAGGGCTGGGACGGCGAAGGCTCCGACGACAAGGCCCACTTCACCTTCCGCGGTGAGACCAAGCCGTCGCTGGTGCCCGACGCCCCACCGGTCGACCTCGCCGGCTCCACCGGCTCGTCGACCGACGACAAGTCGGAAGGCACCTCCGACCAGGAGTGA